A genomic segment from Leptolyngbya boryana PCC 6306 encodes:
- a CDS encoding ABC transporter ATP-binding protein, producing MAQVVLENIYKSYQKGDQSEKNAVLRSINLRIEDGEFMVLVGPSGCGKSTLLRLIAGLEELTAGQIRVGDRIVNDLPPKERDIAMVFQNYALYPHMSVYDNLAFGLRRTKLDGKRSKWTENLAVGVTRKLPSGMRYVSDREQAVQERVKLVARMLQIEPLLNRLPKQLSGGQKQRVALGRAMARNPQVFLMDEPLSNLDAKLRAETRAQIVKLQRQLGTTTIYVTHDQTEAMTMGDRIAVMNAGQIQQLATPLELYNTPANRFVAEFIGSPPMNFIPVQVRAPLTLHHALFQLTLPEQWASVLKRYDAQMISLGIRPEHLSVSDSTDQTLLVAVDLIEALGHETVLSVRLADNSDTMQVRITPDRAVKLGEALRLALPIDKIHLFDQESGNAIVPELH from the coding sequence GTGGCTCAAGTTGTTCTCGAAAACATCTATAAGTCCTATCAGAAGGGCGATCAGAGCGAAAAAAATGCGGTCTTGAGATCGATTAATCTCCGCATCGAAGACGGCGAGTTTATGGTACTCGTCGGGCCATCGGGCTGTGGCAAAAGTACGTTGCTGAGACTGATTGCAGGACTCGAAGAACTGACCGCCGGACAGATCCGTGTCGGCGATCGCATTGTCAACGATTTGCCTCCCAAAGAGCGTGACATCGCGATGGTGTTTCAAAATTACGCGCTTTATCCGCATATGAGCGTTTATGACAACCTTGCGTTTGGATTGCGTCGCACGAAGCTCGATGGCAAGCGATCGAAATGGACAGAGAATCTTGCAGTCGGTGTGACGCGCAAATTACCGAGCGGAATGCGCTATGTCAGCGATCGAGAACAAGCCGTCCAAGAACGCGTCAAACTCGTGGCTCGGATGTTACAAATCGAGCCGTTATTGAATCGTCTGCCGAAACAACTCTCAGGCGGACAAAAACAGCGAGTTGCCCTGGGTCGTGCGATGGCAAGAAATCCGCAAGTCTTTTTGATGGATGAACCGCTCTCAAATTTAGATGCAAAACTGAGAGCCGAAACCCGCGCTCAGATTGTCAAACTCCAGCGACAGCTAGGCACAACAACCATTTATGTCACGCACGATCAGACTGAAGCGATGACGATGGGCGATCGCATTGCTGTCATGAATGCCGGACAAATTCAACAACTGGCAACCCCGCTGGAACTTTACAACACTCCCGCCAATCGCTTTGTAGCTGAATTCATCGGTTCGCCGCCAATGAACTTTATTCCAGTGCAAGTTCGCGCACCCCTCACGCTGCATCATGCGTTATTTCAACTGACTTTGCCGGAGCAGTGGGCATCTGTGCTGAAACGCTATGACGCGCAAATGATCTCGCTCGGAATTCGTCCTGAACATCTCAGCGTCAGCGACTCCACCGATCAGACCCTTTTAGTTGCAGTGGATTTGATTGAAGCTTTGGGACACGAAACTGTTCTATCGGTGCGGTTAGCTGATAACTCTGACACGATGCAAGTCCGAATTACGCCTGATCGGGCGGTAAAACTGGGTGAAGCGCTACGGCTAGCGTTGCCGATCGACAAAATTCATTTGTTTGATCAAGAAAGCGGAAATGCGATCGTGCCTGAGTTGCACTAA
- a CDS encoding DUF6439 family protein encodes MSETLSSPASLSEATTLELAQALVERLSITNQDWHRLKSNRKARALEQSAVALVYLLKENPEEALPRLQQAVGWLDRSISAPPCPSHGNRH; translated from the coding sequence ATGTCAGAAACTCTTTCTTCTCCAGCCTCTCTCTCTGAAGCAACCACCCTTGAACTGGCTCAAGCCTTGGTCGAACGCTTAAGCATTACCAATCAAGATTGGCATCGCCTCAAATCGAATCGCAAAGCCAGAGCGCTCGAACAATCAGCAGTTGCATTAGTCTACCTGCTCAAAGAAAATCCAGAAGAAGCCCTTCCTCGCTTGCAACAAGCAGTCGGCTGGCTCGATCGCTCGATTTCTGCCCCACCTTGTCCGTCTCATGGAAATCGGCATTAG
- the asnS gene encoding asparagine--tRNA ligase, producing MTRRIAELLRAGQPDETVTIQGWVRTKREQKGFSFIEVNDGSSMAGLQVVINQDVSDYEASLKRISTGASVEVSGVLVPSPGKGQRIELKADSVKVYGEADPETYPLQKKRHSFEFLREIGHLRSRTNTLGAVFRVRNACATAIHQFFQERGFLWVHTPVITASDCEGAGEMFAVTSLNLKQPPLNDQKEIDYSQDFFGKPAYLTVSGQLEAEIMAMAFSNVYTFGPTFRAENSNTSRHLAEFWMVEPEMAFCDLDGDMDLAEAFLKYIFSYVMEHCPEDMEFFNKLIDQSVLSTAENIINNQFERITYTKAIELLEKADKKFEYPVEWGLDLQSEHERYLAEDLFKKPTIVTDYPAEIKAFYMRLSDDGKTVRAMDILAPKIGEIIGGSQREERLDVLERRIVQQGLDPATYWWYLDLRRYGTVPHAGFGLGFERLVQFMTGMANIRDVIPFPRTPQNVEF from the coding sequence ATGACTCGACGTATTGCAGAACTTCTCCGCGCTGGTCAACCTGACGAAACTGTAACGATTCAAGGTTGGGTGAGAACAAAGCGTGAGCAAAAAGGTTTCTCATTTATTGAAGTGAATGATGGCTCTTCAATGGCTGGGCTGCAAGTTGTGATTAATCAAGACGTGTCCGATTATGAGGCAAGTCTCAAACGCATCAGTACCGGAGCTTCGGTGGAAGTGTCGGGCGTGCTGGTTCCGTCTCCTGGCAAAGGTCAGCGGATTGAATTAAAAGCTGATTCGGTCAAAGTCTATGGCGAGGCTGATCCTGAAACTTATCCGTTGCAGAAGAAGCGGCATTCGTTTGAGTTTTTAAGAGAGATTGGACATTTACGATCGCGCACCAATACTTTAGGTGCGGTGTTCCGGGTGCGGAATGCCTGCGCGACTGCGATTCACCAATTTTTCCAAGAGCGCGGATTTTTGTGGGTTCACACCCCTGTGATTACGGCGAGTGACTGCGAAGGTGCAGGTGAAATGTTCGCTGTGACGAGCTTGAATCTGAAACAGCCTCCGCTGAATGACCAGAAAGAGATTGATTACAGCCAAGATTTCTTTGGTAAGCCTGCTTATCTGACTGTGAGTGGGCAACTTGAAGCTGAGATCATGGCAATGGCATTCAGCAATGTCTATACGTTTGGGCCAACCTTCCGGGCAGAAAACTCGAATACTTCGCGGCACTTAGCAGAATTCTGGATGGTTGAACCTGAGATGGCATTCTGCGATCTCGACGGAGATATGGATTTAGCCGAAGCCTTTTTGAAATACATCTTCAGCTATGTGATGGAGCATTGTCCTGAAGATATGGAGTTTTTCAATAAGCTGATTGATCAGTCAGTGTTGTCAACGGCTGAAAATATTATCAACAATCAGTTTGAGCGGATTACTTATACCAAAGCGATCGAGCTTCTAGAAAAAGCCGACAAGAAATTTGAGTATCCGGTTGAATGGGGCTTAGATCTGCAATCCGAGCATGAGCGCTATTTAGCAGAGGATTTGTTTAAAAAGCCAACGATCGTCACCGATTATCCGGCTGAGATTAAAGCGTTCTACATGCGGCTGAGTGATGACGGCAAGACCGTTCGAGCGATGGACATTCTCGCGCCGAAAATTGGCGAAATCATCGGCGGATCGCAGCGCGAAGAACGGTTGGATGTGTTGGAACGGCGGATTGTTCAGCAAGGCTTAGATCCAGCAACCTACTGGTGGTATCTAGATCTGCGTCGGTATGGAACTGTTCCCCATGCCGGGTTTGGATTGGGATTTGAGCGATTGGTGCAATTTATGACCGGAATGGCAAACATTCGCGATGTGATTCCATTCCCGCGCACACCTCAGAATGTAGAGTTTTAG
- a CDS encoding type II toxin-antitoxin system VapC family toxin, whose protein sequence is MSAYVVDASVVIQYAITQEYTPEVRVLIARMYQVDRLYLPEFCLLECTNVIWKAVRFNNLAPSIASQIITELQRLPLQIEPVISLLPNALQIGLTYQLAIYDSLYIALAEQLDLPLISLDERQVRAAAAKGLIIQPLADFSSI, encoded by the coding sequence ATGTCTGCTTACGTCGTCGATGCCAGTGTTGTAATTCAATACGCAATCACACAGGAATACACACCAGAAGTAAGAGTTTTGATTGCGCGGATGTATCAGGTAGATCGTTTATATCTGCCTGAGTTTTGTCTTCTAGAATGTACAAACGTGATTTGGAAGGCTGTTCGGTTTAATAATCTAGCGCCCTCGATCGCATCTCAAATTATTACAGAGTTGCAACGCCTACCATTGCAAATCGAGCCAGTCATCTCGCTATTGCCCAACGCGCTGCAAATTGGATTAACGTATCAACTTGCAATCTATGACTCGCTCTACATCGCGCTTGCTGAGCAATTAGATCTTCCCCTCATTTCGCTAGATGAGCGTCAGGTGAGAGCTGCAGCTGCAAAGGGGCTTATAATTCAACCCCTTGCAGATTTCTCGTCCATTTAA
- the hrcA gene encoding heat-inducible transcriptional repressor HrcA, with protein sequence MPINPPLNHRQQQVLWATVRHYIATAEPVGSGALVKEFNLSVSSATIRNAMGHLEKVGLLFQPHTSAGRVPSDSGYRIYVDQLIQPSSAVSMQLEQMLSDRLNWDKWSFESVLKGAAQILSTLSGYIAIVTMPMTHTTQLRHLQLVPIDASRIMLIVVTDTYETQSVLMELPPSEDDPEVIDRELKILSNFLSEQLRGRSLTELQTLDWGELGREFDRYSSLLTSVLTDLLNRLAQSALPSQLMISGVAEVLRQPEFSELNQVQMILHLLEEEQDQLVPLIFDQPDSEGRRVSIRIGSENPLEPIRACSLISSTYNRGTVPVGSIGVLGPTRMLYEDTIALVEATADYLSDRLS encoded by the coding sequence ATGCCGATAAATCCTCCCCTTAATCATCGCCAGCAGCAAGTTCTCTGGGCAACGGTCAGGCATTACATTGCCACTGCCGAACCTGTCGGATCAGGCGCATTAGTGAAAGAGTTTAATCTCAGCGTTAGTTCTGCGACGATTCGCAATGCGATGGGACACCTGGAAAAAGTTGGGCTATTGTTTCAGCCGCATACTTCAGCAGGTCGTGTGCCTTCGGATTCGGGCTATCGAATTTATGTGGATCAACTGATTCAGCCATCGTCAGCAGTCTCGATGCAATTAGAGCAGATGTTGAGCGATCGCTTAAATTGGGACAAATGGAGCTTTGAGTCTGTTTTAAAAGGGGCAGCACAAATTCTATCCACGCTGAGTGGATACATCGCGATCGTCACGATGCCGATGACGCACACGACGCAACTCCGCCATTTACAACTGGTTCCTATCGATGCGAGTCGCATCATGTTGATTGTGGTGACCGACACGTATGAAACCCAATCTGTCTTGATGGAACTGCCACCGTCTGAAGATGATCCAGAAGTCATCGATCGCGAACTCAAAATTCTCTCGAACTTTTTGTCTGAGCAATTGCGCGGTCGCTCTTTGACGGAGTTACAAACTTTAGACTGGGGCGAATTGGGGCGAGAGTTCGATCGCTATAGTTCCTTACTCACGTCTGTCCTGACAGATTTACTCAATCGTCTCGCTCAATCGGCGCTGCCGTCTCAATTGATGATTAGCGGCGTAGCTGAAGTATTGCGTCAGCCTGAATTCTCAGAACTCAACCAAGTGCAAATGATCCTGCATCTATTGGAGGAAGAACAGGATCAGCTTGTGCCTTTGATTTTTGATCAACCGGATTCAGAAGGTCGGCGCGTCTCGATCCGAATTGGTTCTGAAAATCCACTTGAACCGATCCGCGCTTGTTCGCTGATTTCATCGACTTACAATCGCGGCACGGTTCCAGTCGGAAGTATCGGTGTTTTGGGGCCAACTCGAATGCTGTATGAAGATACGATCGCCTTGGTTGAGGCGACCGCTGACTATCTTTCGGATAGACTCAGTTAA